The following coding sequences are from one Lysinibacillus sp. FSL W8-0992 window:
- a CDS encoding cytochrome C oxidase subunit IV family protein — protein sequence MSSHDTPVVAKSQAQFEYDRHHNAVHMRKQVINFAIMIFFTFIAFAVVAAGFSKYLIAPFVLLLAGVQVVLQLYAFMHLEDKKTHFGGVIAFFMWMGVLIAFTFFLAFLTIIWW from the coding sequence ATGTCATCACATGATACACCTGTAGTTGCTAAGTCTCAAGCGCAATTCGAATATGATCGTCATCATAATGCCGTTCATATGCGTAAACAAGTAATCAACTTTGCGATCATGATTTTCTTTACGTTTATCGCGTTCGCTGTAGTTGCAGCTGGTTTTTCTAAATACTTAATAGCACCATTTGTTCTATTGCTAGCTGGCGTTCAAGTTGTTCTTCAACTTTATGCTTTCATGCACTTAGAAGATAAAAAAACACACTTCGGTGGTGTTATTGCATTCTTTATGTGGATGGGTGTATTAATCGCATTTACATTCTTCTTAGCATTTTTAACAATTATTTGGTGGTAA
- the cyoE gene encoding heme o synthase produces the protein MSNGRTFSATRNTDPGTSSVVKDFLALIKIGIVNSNLVTTFTGMWLAFQFTGRHFLQELDVIVCIMLGAALIIGGSGAMNNFIDRDIDPIMKRTKSRPTVTGRFKLNFVLTIALSFLIVGEILLFTASFAAGMWGLVGIFAYVVLYSMWSKRKHVSNTIVGSISGAIPPVIGFAAVEPALGPGALALFLIMFVWQPPHFYALAMKRTEEYRAANIPMLPVVKGFKRTKYSMFFWILLLLPLPFLLPELGVGFLVLATTLNVGWLLLALKGFTTKDDMKWANKMFIYSLNHMTILFVAIIIFAVFS, from the coding sequence ATGTCAAACGGTCGTACGTTTTCAGCTACTAGAAATACTGATCCAGGAACTTCATCCGTTGTAAAAGATTTCTTAGCACTGATAAAAATTGGAATCGTTAACTCGAATCTTGTCACAACGTTTACAGGGATGTGGCTAGCATTTCAATTTACTGGTAGACATTTCTTGCAAGAGCTTGATGTTATAGTTTGTATCATGCTTGGTGCTGCATTAATTATTGGCGGTTCTGGTGCAATGAATAATTTCATTGATCGAGATATTGACCCAATAATGAAACGCACAAAGTCAAGACCAACAGTGACAGGTAGATTTAAGCTGAACTTTGTATTGACTATTGCCCTCTCATTTTTAATTGTAGGTGAAATTTTGTTATTTACGGCATCATTTGCGGCCGGCATGTGGGGACTAGTTGGAATATTCGCTTATGTTGTTCTATATTCAATGTGGTCAAAGAGGAAGCATGTTAGTAACACGATTGTTGGAAGTATTTCTGGGGCGATTCCACCTGTAATTGGTTTTGCAGCAGTTGAACCTGCACTTGGCCCAGGAGCACTTGCCCTATTTCTTATCATGTTTGTATGGCAGCCACCGCATTTTTATGCGCTTGCTATGAAACGTACTGAAGAATATCGTGCAGCTAATATTCCAATGCTACCAGTTGTAAAAGGTTTTAAACGAACGAAGTACTCAATGTTTTTCTGGATTCTTTTATTATTACCGCTACCGTTCCTTTTACCTGAGCTTGGAGTTGGATTCTTAGTGCTTGCGACTACTTTGAACGTAGGCTGGTTATTACTAGCTTTAAAGGGCTTTACCACAAAAGACGATATGAAGTGGGCAAATAAAATGTTTATTTATTCATTGAATCATATGACCATACTATTTGTGGCTATCATAATATTTGCGGTATTCAGCTAA
- a CDS encoding COX15/CtaA family protein, whose translation MQHNRYMKWFAVAATVGMLLILLGGALVTKTDSGLGCGRNWPDCNGSLIPKEITTEVLIEFSHRLVTGVVSISILVLTIWTWRKLGHIREVKFLGFLSMFFLIAQALIGAAQVLWGQGDFILALHFGISLISFAAVLILSMIVFEVDRKFDADNVFIGKKLRWHTIAVTIYSYLVVYTGALVRHTDSSLVCPDWPFCYNETPFASPNNMYEWVQMGHRLAAIIIFIWITYITWHAIKEYKQQRVIYYGWITAFIIVILQVLAGMSVVLTRLNLTVALLHSLFISLLFGLLCYMIMLVARSNYNEKNK comes from the coding sequence ATGCAACACAACAGGTATATGAAGTGGTTTGCTGTTGCCGCTACAGTGGGAATGCTCCTTATTTTACTAGGCGGGGCACTCGTTACTAAAACAGATAGTGGTTTAGGCTGCGGTAGAAACTGGCCAGATTGTAATGGATCTCTTATCCCAAAAGAAATTACAACAGAAGTATTAATCGAATTCTCGCATCGTCTTGTAACAGGAGTCGTATCAATTTCAATTCTTGTCTTAACAATTTGGACATGGCGGAAACTTGGGCATATTCGTGAAGTAAAATTTTTAGGTTTTTTATCGATGTTCTTCTTAATCGCACAGGCACTAATTGGAGCAGCTCAAGTATTATGGGGACAAGGAGACTTCATTCTAGCACTTCACTTTGGAATCTCACTTATTTCTTTTGCTGCCGTTCTTATTCTTTCTATGATTGTATTTGAAGTTGATCGAAAGTTTGATGCAGATAACGTATTTATTGGGAAAAAACTACGTTGGCATACAATTGCTGTCACAATTTATTCTTATTTGGTCGTTTATACAGGGGCACTCGTTCGACATACAGATTCTAGTTTAGTATGCCCAGACTGGCCATTTTGCTACAACGAAACACCGTTTGCCTCACCAAACAATATGTACGAATGGGTACAAATGGGACATCGACTTGCAGCTATCATTATTTTCATTTGGATTACATACATAACTTGGCACGCTATAAAAGAATACAAACAACAACGTGTTATTTATTATGGCTGGATTACCGCTTTCATCATAGTTATATTACAAGTTTTAGCTGGTATGTCAGTAGTCCTTACTAGATTGAATTTAACAGTAGCTTTATTGCATTCATTGTTCATTTCACTTTTATTTGGTCTCCTTTGTTACATGATTATGCTTGTAGCACGTAGCAATTATAATGAAAAAAATAAATAA
- a CDS encoding DUF420 domain-containing protein encodes MELQILPTISTSFIVISAVLVAIGWGLIIKGKVEAHKKVMLAAGVAALCFFIIYASRTVFIGNTAFGGGEDLKPYYTFFLIFHITLATAGAVFGLVSIISGLKTNIKLHKRIGPITSIIWFFVAVTGVMVYMLLYILFEPGETTSVIKAILGF; translated from the coding sequence ATGGAATTGCAAATTTTGCCTACTATTAGTACATCATTTATTGTAATAAGTGCTGTACTTGTAGCAATTGGTTGGGGCTTAATTATAAAGGGAAAAGTAGAAGCACATAAAAAGGTTATGTTAGCTGCTGGTGTTGCTGCACTTTGCTTCTTTATCATCTACGCTTCACGTACGGTCTTTATTGGTAATACAGCTTTTGGTGGCGGTGAGGATTTAAAACCTTACTATACATTCTTTTTAATATTCCACATTACATTAGCAACAGCTGGAGCCGTATTTGGACTAGTTAGTATTATATCAGGTTTAAAAACAAACATTAAGCTTCATAAGCGAATTGGACCAATCACTAGTATTATCTGGTTCTTTGTAGCAGTAACAGGTGTTATGGTGTACATGTTATTGTATATACTATTTGAGCCAGGTGAAACAACATCTGTTATTAAAGCGATTTTAGGATTTTAA
- a CDS encoding cytochrome c oxidase subunit 3, translated as MDINTKFTPHTWPDHPEQATMEGKNKVVGFWIFLACEVVLFASLFATYLALKNKGPAGMEFTTQGLFELPLAFAMTMLLLTSSLTSVYAIYHMRNFNYKGMQTWLAITLLLGLGFLALEIYEFQHYVHLGFTFNQSAFATSFYTLVGTHGFHVTLGLVWITTLLIRNAKRGLNLYNAPKFFVAALYWHFIDVVWVFIFTVVYLMGVIG; from the coding sequence ATGGATATCAATACTAAATTTACTCCTCATACTTGGCCAGATCATCCTGAACAAGCAACGATGGAAGGTAAAAATAAAGTCGTTGGTTTCTGGATTTTCCTTGCCTGTGAAGTTGTACTTTTCGCAAGTTTATTTGCAACTTACTTAGCACTTAAGAACAAAGGGCCAGCTGGCATGGAGTTCACAACACAAGGTTTATTTGAATTACCGTTAGCATTTGCAATGACGATGTTACTATTAACGTCTTCACTGACTTCTGTTTATGCGATTTACCATATGCGTAACTTTAATTACAAAGGTATGCAAACTTGGTTAGCAATCACGTTACTTTTAGGTCTTGGCTTCCTTGCCCTAGAAATTTATGAGTTCCAACACTATGTGCACCTTGGTTTCACTTTTAACCAATCTGCATTCGCAACTTCGTTCTATACGCTAGTAGGTACACACGGTTTCCACGTAACTTTAGGTTTAGTATGGATTACAACATTACTTATCCGTAACGCTAAACGTGGACTTAACTTGTACAATGCGCCTAAATTCTTTGTGGCTGCATTATACTGGCACTTTATCGACGTTGTTTGGGTATTTATCTTTACAGTAGTATACTTGATGGGAGTGATCGGATAA
- the ctaD gene encoding cytochrome c oxidase subunit I, which yields MSSYTQKKGFGAAVWDYITTVDHKKLAVMYLLAGTLFFAIAGFEALLMRIQLMKPNNDFVSAGFFNELLTMHGTTMLFLAATPLLFAFMNMLVPLQIGARDVAFPFLNSLGFWLFFLGAVFLHLSFFMGGAPDAGWTSYASLSLYSPGHGIDFYVLGLQISGAGTLISGLNFIVTIITMRAPGMTFMRMPLFTWTALVSSALILFAFPPLTIGLLMMLFDRMFGGNFFDHTMGGNTVIWEHLFWIFGHPEVYILVLPAFGLFSEIIPAFSRKRLFGYSSMVFATILIGFLGFMVWAHHMFTTGLGPTANAIFAVATMAIAVPTGMKVFNWILTIWGGSIKVTTPMLYALGFIPSFVAGGVTGVMQASAPLDYQLHDSYFIVAHFHYVIVGGIVTALFGSAHFYWPIFFNRMLNEALGKLTFWVFFIGFHLTFFVQHFLGLMGMPRRVFTYMEGQGWDQFNYISTIGALMMGVGVILMVINCLMSIKGKPAGRDPWGDGRTLEWSIPQPIPFYNFRQTPLVRGLDPWWIEKQEGNKDVTFAEPLGDIHMPNNSAIPFVISLGMFIAAFGALYNPDADKPWSIYVLIIGLAITFGAMIFRSVKDDHGFHLHKEDIIEIEEQLYGKGGNK from the coding sequence GTGAGCTCATATACACAGAAAAAGGGCTTTGGAGCAGCTGTCTGGGATTACATTACAACTGTTGACCATAAAAAGTTAGCTGTAATGTATTTATTAGCCGGTACATTGTTCTTCGCTATCGCTGGTTTTGAAGCGTTATTAATGCGTATTCAGTTAATGAAACCAAATAACGATTTCGTTTCAGCTGGTTTTTTCAATGAATTATTAACGATGCACGGAACGACAATGTTATTCCTTGCCGCGACTCCATTACTATTCGCATTTATGAACATGCTTGTACCATTACAAATTGGTGCACGTGACGTTGCATTCCCGTTCCTTAACTCTTTAGGGTTCTGGTTGTTCTTCCTAGGTGCTGTATTCCTTCACCTATCATTCTTTATGGGTGGCGCACCTGATGCGGGCTGGACATCTTATGCATCATTATCTTTATATTCTCCAGGACATGGTATCGACTTCTATGTACTTGGTTTACAAATTTCAGGGGCGGGTACGTTAATTTCAGGTCTTAACTTTATCGTAACGATTATTACTATGCGTGCTCCTGGTATGACATTTATGCGTATGCCATTATTCACTTGGACTGCTCTAGTATCAAGTGCATTAATCTTATTCGCATTCCCTCCATTAACTATTGGTTTATTAATGATGTTATTTGACCGTATGTTCGGTGGTAACTTCTTTGACCATACAATGGGTGGTAACACAGTAATTTGGGAACACTTATTCTGGATCTTCGGACACCCAGAAGTTTATATTTTAGTATTACCTGCTTTCGGTTTATTCTCGGAGATTATCCCAGCATTCTCTCGTAAGCGTCTATTCGGATACTCTTCAATGGTATTCGCAACAATTTTAATTGGTTTCCTAGGCTTCATGGTTTGGGCTCACCACATGTTCACAACTGGTCTTGGACCAACTGCGAACGCAATTTTCGCTGTTGCAACAATGGCAATTGCCGTTCCAACAGGTATGAAAGTATTCAACTGGATCTTAACTATTTGGGGCGGATCTATTAAAGTTACTACACCAATGCTTTATGCACTTGGTTTTATCCCGTCATTCGTTGCGGGTGGTGTTACTGGGGTAATGCAAGCATCTGCTCCACTTGACTACCAATTACACGATTCTTACTTTATCGTTGCTCACTTCCACTACGTAATCGTAGGTGGTATCGTAACTGCTTTATTCGGTTCAGCGCACTTCTACTGGCCAATTTTCTTCAACCGTATGTTAAACGAAGCGCTTGGTAAATTGACTTTCTGGGTATTCTTTATCGGATTCCATTTAACATTCTTCGTACAACACTTCTTAGGTTTAATGGGTATGCCACGTCGCGTATTCACTTACATGGAAGGTCAAGGTTGGGATCAGTTCAACTATATTTCTACAATCGGTGCATTGATGATGGGTGTAGGGGTTATCTTAATGGTAATTAACTGCTTAATGTCTATCAAAGGTAAACCGGCAGGTCGCGATCCATGGGGCGATGGACGTACTTTAGAATGGTCAATTCCACAACCAATTCCATTCTATAACTTCCGTCAAACACCACTTGTTCGTGGTCTAGATCCATGGTGGATTGAAAAGCAAGAAGGTAATAAAGATGTTACATTTGCTGAGCCATTAGGTGATATTCATATGCCAAACAACTCTGCAATACCATTCGTTATTTCTTTAGGTATGTTTATTGCAGCATTCGGTGCTCTTTATAATCCAGATGCAGATAAACCATGGTCAATTTATGTATTAATTATTGGTCTTGCTATTACATTTGGTGCTATGATTTTCCGTTCTGTTAAGGACGATCACGGCTTCCACTTACACAAAGAAGACATTATTGAAATTGAAGAACAACTTTACGGTAAAGGAGGAAATAAATAA
- the ctaG gene encoding cytochrome c oxidase assembly factor CtaG, with protein MPLSIFGFQALWSPYLIGVLVFITAIYFLVTTKWRKDFKVSEPLKKSEAIYFVLAMITIYIIKGSPIDLMAHIMFTMHMVQMAILLLLVPIFLIKGIPWWVWKVAIEAPVVKPLFKVLTLPVVAIFVFIGLFSIYHLPSVLDYIKLNETLHGTYTFVLFVSAVLMYWPLIQKIPDSAEMKPLHKLAYIIANAVLITPACALIIFAPNAMYETYTSGEAWLKAMELCVPASTLSGLSLSGPELFTDMTPVADQQLGGVLMKILQEIIFGVLIGAIFTKWYRSEQKDPDKITADALKAHQQKWEREHQHQL; from the coding sequence ATGCCACTTAGTATATTTGGTTTCCAAGCTTTATGGAGCCCGTATTTAATAGGAGTTCTCGTTTTTATAACAGCGATTTACTTTTTAGTGACAACGAAATGGCGTAAAGATTTTAAAGTAAGTGAGCCATTGAAAAAAAGTGAAGCAATTTATTTTGTATTGGCAATGATTACGATTTATATTATTAAAGGATCTCCGATTGATTTAATGGCCCATATTATGTTTACGATGCATATGGTGCAAATGGCTATTCTTTTATTACTTGTGCCAATTTTCTTAATTAAGGGTATTCCATGGTGGGTGTGGAAAGTTGCAATTGAAGCGCCTGTTGTCAAACCTTTATTTAAAGTGTTAACATTACCAGTGGTTGCGATATTTGTTTTTATAGGTTTATTTTCTATCTACCATTTACCATCAGTATTAGACTACATTAAATTAAACGAAACATTACACGGTACTTATACATTTGTATTATTTGTTTCTGCTGTTTTAATGTACTGGCCTCTAATTCAAAAAATACCAGATAGTGCTGAAATGAAACCTTTGCATAAATTAGCGTATATTATTGCCAATGCGGTTTTAATTACTCCTGCATGTGCTTTAATCATTTTTGCGCCTAATGCTATGTATGAAACATATACGAGTGGTGAAGCTTGGCTCAAAGCAATGGAGCTATGTGTACCAGCCTCAACATTATCGGGCTTGTCTTTATCTGGACCAGAGTTATTTACAGATATGACGCCTGTTGCGGATCAGCAACTTGGTGGTGTTCTTATGAAAATATTACAAGAGATTATTTTTGGTGTTTTAATCGGCGCTATCTTTACAAAATGGTACCGTTCTGAGCAAAAGGACCCTGATAAAATTACTGCCGATGCATTAAAAGCACACCAACAGAAATGGGAAAGAGAACATCAACATCAGCTGTAA
- the coxB gene encoding cytochrome c oxidase subunit II encodes MMKGLKKWRLFSLLAVMMVFLSGCGEEYISALKPSGQVGKEQFNLLMLATGIMTLVVVIVSVIYLLAFLKFRRSKVGENVIPKQVEGSHTLEVIWTVIPIILLLILAVPVVTATYKFADVAAMDEVDAEGNKTALTVNVTAKLYWWEFEYPNQGIVTAQELVVPTGQKVYFNLKAADVKHSFWIPAIGGKMDTNVENLNKFYLVFDKESADLKDGVFYGKCAELCGPSHALMDFKVKTVSPDAFDAWVASMKATEGQTASKDSTDLGEATFANSCLACHAVSGVGGTGGVGPNLTTFGDRNRVAGFLEHTEENVQAWIKNPGDFKPGNLMMNPDGTAPIYGDLSEEEIQALATYIMGLSVEK; translated from the coding sequence ATGATGAAAGGGCTTAAAAAGTGGCGTCTTTTTTCACTTCTAGCAGTGATGATGGTTTTCCTTTCTGGTTGTGGTGAAGAGTATATTTCTGCACTGAAACCGTCTGGTCAAGTAGGTAAAGAACAATTCAACCTATTAATGTTGGCTACTGGAATTATGACGTTAGTTGTAGTAATAGTATCTGTAATCTATTTACTTGCATTCTTAAAATTCCGCCGATCAAAAGTAGGCGAAAACGTTATTCCTAAGCAAGTGGAAGGTAGTCACACACTTGAAGTAATTTGGACAGTTATTCCAATTATTTTATTATTAATCTTAGCTGTACCGGTTGTTACTGCTACTTATAAATTTGCAGATGTTGCTGCAATGGACGAAGTAGATGCTGAAGGTAATAAAACTGCCCTAACAGTAAATGTAACTGCAAAACTATACTGGTGGGAGTTTGAATATCCAAACCAAGGGATTGTAACAGCACAAGAATTAGTTGTACCAACAGGTCAAAAAGTTTACTTTAACTTAAAAGCTGCTGATGTTAAGCACTCATTCTGGATTCCCGCGATTGGCGGTAAAATGGATACTAACGTAGAGAACTTAAACAAATTCTATTTAGTATTCGATAAAGAATCAGCAGATCTTAAAGATGGCGTATTCTATGGTAAATGTGCTGAGCTATGTGGCCCTTCACACGCACTAATGGACTTTAAGGTAAAAACAGTTAGCCCAGATGCATTCGATGCTTGGGTAGCTAGCATGAAAGCAACTGAAGGACAAACTGCTTCAAAAGATTCAACTGATCTTGGTGAAGCTACATTTGCTAACAGCTGTTTAGCTTGTCACGCTGTATCTGGCGTAGGTGGTACTGGTGGAGTAGGTCCTAACTTAACTACATTCGGTGACCGTAACCGTGTTGCAGGTTTCTTAGAACATACTGAAGAAAACGTACAAGCATGGATTAAAAACCCAGGTGATTTTAAACCAGGTAACTTAATGATGAATCCAGATGGTACTGCACCAATCTATGGCGATTTATCTGAAGAAGAAATTCAAGCTCTTGCAACTTACATCATGGGCTTATCAGTAGAGAAATAA
- the ytvI gene encoding sporulation integral membrane protein YtvI has protein sequence MRYLIQFFKRPFFRHPIIVIAIGLIILWFLSLSFPILLAYVTALLLEPLIIRMSERFRKKRKIIVSIFLVFFFCITLLLCILLGYISWKQFSSFIIHIPDYLNQLSALWIQIQSKLANYTYHLPLDLVTQIQLIIERGLSSIEKFALSLTNINDWSSLLSHLPSLLFDIFVYWIVLYMLLLDLPSINKRLMAPIPFHYHQKILFIGERVKVALFGFIKAQLLVGICIFAVALISFFLLKTPFPFILALLIVLLDVIPFLDSFILLFPWAIYKAFTGDYVFAIALVVLTVVLFLIRRMIEPKIIGDKIGLSSLSTFIAMFIGFKVFGFLGILIGPLLVVVALSLFNQSSIKNLPPSQE, from the coding sequence GTGAGATACTTGATACAATTTTTTAAAAGACCCTTTTTTCGTCATCCTATAATTGTCATCGCCATAGGATTAATTATACTATGGTTTTTATCCTTATCTTTTCCTATCCTTCTTGCCTATGTAACCGCACTATTATTAGAGCCTCTTATTATTCGAATGAGCGAACGCTTTCGAAAAAAGCGTAAAATCATTGTCTCCATTTTTTTAGTTTTCTTTTTTTGCATAACATTACTACTATGTATTCTCTTAGGTTATATAAGCTGGAAACAGTTTTCGTCATTTATTATTCATATTCCAGATTATCTCAACCAATTATCAGCACTATGGATTCAAATTCAATCTAAGCTAGCTAATTATACGTATCATTTGCCACTTGATCTTGTGACACAAATTCAATTAATAATTGAACGAGGGTTATCCTCCATTGAAAAATTTGCACTTTCTTTAACAAATATTAATGATTGGTCGTCGTTACTTTCCCATTTACCATCACTTTTGTTTGATATTTTCGTTTATTGGATTGTGTTATACATGCTTCTTTTAGATTTACCATCGATTAACAAGAGACTAATGGCACCTATCCCTTTTCATTACCATCAAAAAATACTTTTTATCGGAGAGCGTGTTAAAGTTGCATTATTTGGCTTTATTAAAGCGCAATTACTTGTTGGAATTTGTATATTTGCCGTAGCCTTAATATCGTTTTTTTTATTAAAAACGCCTTTTCCGTTTATATTAGCACTTCTAATTGTACTATTAGATGTTATTCCCTTTTTAGACTCATTTATTTTACTGTTCCCGTGGGCAATTTACAAAGCATTTACTGGTGATTATGTCTTTGCTATTGCCTTAGTTGTGCTGACAGTCGTACTTTTCTTAATACGCCGTATGATTGAGCCTAAAATTATTGGTGATAAAATTGGTCTTTCTTCGCTCTCCACTTTTATCGCGATGTTTATCGGCTTTAAAGTATTTGGTTTTCTCGGTATTTTAATCGGCCCATTACTCGTTGTCGTTGCTCTTTCTTTATTTAATCAGTCTTCTATAAAAAATCTCCCACCTTCTCAAGAGTAA